One Denticeps clupeoides chromosome 10, fDenClu1.1, whole genome shotgun sequence genomic window carries:
- the LOC114798196 gene encoding uncharacterized protein LOC114798196 isoform X3, which yields MSVKHGGAVEPARCSDVDSDEGWPTPGGGRGRRHRWVSVHTAVLFFPESRHEELMACLDQLSILERLRPSSDDMTEEEVENGFCQYALAFRNDQYTLRERLRAEERARRNAEESLQLELQRGRDALETLKGMCLDSHRNKHLQRLELCLHVLGGTVRRIANASEVLGAAHQEAKTSHAVQLMVAHVESVKQGRARDRAQLDETQRLLQQSTESRGAVVLQKSGKDSQTLAVRRRVNLSTQGQGQEMRKQEQGTKDKSALEEKPGKKLRLEQREPSKSSSGEDCPLVGSRQFASPDVCEGDTLTLEDFPATSPGCCPTHAMAEPGTLTNLIRPPHKSLRRRQRSKTDVCGTSSKGGGPGHDHTPTDGSDLGLRRLLEHWQYHCRWILAYIYITVLGSLVLLAVFFWFLRTPVLWM from the exons ATGAGCGTGAAG CATGGTGGCGCAGTGGAACCTGCTCGCTGCAGTGACGTGGACAGTGACGAAGGTTGGCCGACCCCAGGTGGAGGTCGCGGCCGCCGCCACCGGTGGGTCAGTGTTCACACGgcggttttattttttccagaatCCAGACACGAAGAGCTCATGGCCTGCCTGGACCAGCTCTCCATTTTGGAGCGTCTGCGCCCCAGCAG CGATGACATgacggaggaggaggtggag AACGGTTTCTGTCAGTACGCCCTGGCCTTCCGCAACGACCAGTACACCCTGCGCGAGAGGCTGCGGGCCGAGGAGCGAGCCCGCCGCAACGCCGAGGAGAGCCTCCAGCTGGAGCTGCAGCGCGGGCGAGACGCGCTGGAG ACTCTGAAGGGCATGTGCCTGGATAGCCATCGCAATAAACACCTCCAGAGGCTGGAGCTCTGCCTGCACGTCCTGGGAGGGACCGTACGCCGCATTGCCAACGCGTCTGAGGTCCTAGGTGCTGCTCACCAG GAGGCAAAAACGAGTCACGCGGTGCAGCTGATGGTTGCTCACGTGGAGAGCGTGAAACAGGGACGGGCCAGGGACCGCGCCCAGCTGGATGAGACCCAGCGGCTTCTCCAACAGTCCACCGAGTCCAGAG GTGCCGTGGTTCTTCAGAAGAGCGGTAAAGACTCCCAGACG CTCGCCGTGCGCCGCAGAGTCAACCTGAGCACCCAGGGCCAGGGACAG gaGATGAGAAAGCAAGAACAAGGCACAAAGGACAAGTCAGCGCTGGAGGAGAAACCTGGTAAGAAGTTGAGGTTGGAGCAGAGGGAACCCAGTAAAAGCAGTTCGGGTGAAGACTGTCCTCTAGTGGGCAGCAG GCAGTTTGCATCTCCAGATGTATGTGAAGGGGACACACTGACATTAGAAGACTTTCCCGCCACAAGCCCTGGGTGCTGTCCAACTCACGCCATGGCTGAACCAGGGACCTTGACGAACCTTATCAG ACCACCTCACAAGAGTCTTCGAAGGAGACAAAGGAGTAAGACTGATGTTTGTGGCACCTCCTCAAAAGGCGGGGGACCGGGGCACGATCACACCCCCACTGATGGAAGTGACCTTGGCCT ACGGCGCCTCCTGGAGCACTGGCAGTACCACTGCCGCTGGATTCTGGCCTACATCTACATCACCGTGCTGGGCTCCCTGGTGCTACTGGCCGTCTTCTTCTGGTTCCTGCGAACTCCTGTCCTTTGGATGTGA
- the rpl10a gene encoding large ribosomal subunit protein uL1, which translates to MSKVSRDTLYEAVREVQSGSQAKPKKFLETVELQISLKNYDPQKDKRFSGTVRLKTTPRPKFSVCVLGDQQHCDEAKAAEMPHMDIEALKKLNKNKKLVKKLAKKYDAFLASESLIKQIPRILGPGLNKAGKFPSLLTHNENLITKVDEVKSTIKFQMKKVLCLAVAVGHVKMTEDELVYNIHLAVNFLVSLLKKNWQNVRALYIKSTMGKPQRLY; encoded by the exons ATGAG TAAGGTTTCGAGAGACACGCTGTACGAGGCTGTGCGCGAAGTCCAGTCGGGCTCCCAGGCCAAGCCCAAAAA GTTCCTGGAGACGGTGGAGCTTCAGATCAGCTTGAAGAACTACGATCCCCAGAAGGACAAGCGCTTCTCCGGCACCGTCAG GCTGAAGACCACCCCTCGGCCCAAGttttctgtctgtgttctcGGCGACCAGCAGCACTGCGATGAAGCCAAGGCTGCAGAAATGCCCCACATGGACATCGAGGCCCTTAAAAAGCTCAACAAGAACAAGAAGCTGGTCAAGAAACTTG CGAAGAAGTACGACGCCTTCCTGGCCTCCGAGTCTCTGATCAAGCAGATCCCTCGTATCCTGGGCCCTGGACTGAACAAGGCTGGCAAGTTCCCCTCACTGCTCACCCACAACGAGAACCTAATCACCAAGGTGGACGAAGTCAAATCCACCATCAAGTTCCAGATGAAGAAG GTTCTCTGTCTGGCTGTGGCCGTGGGCCACGTGAAGATGACCGAGGACGAGCTGGTCTACAACATTCACCTGGCCGTCAACTTCCTGGTGTCACTCCTGAAGAAGAACTGGCAGAACGTCAGGGCGCTCTACATCAAGAGCACCATGGGCAAACCCCAGCGCCTCTACTAG
- the LOC114798196 gene encoding uncharacterized protein LOC114798196 isoform X4: MSVKHGGAVEPARCSDVDSDEGWPTPGGGRGRRHRWVSVHTAVLFFPESRHEELMACLDQLSILERLRPSSDDMTEEEVENGFCQYALAFRNDQYTLRERLRAEERARRNAEESLQLELQRGRDALETLKGMCLDSHRNKHLQRLELCLHVLGGTVRRIANASEVLGAAHQEAKTSHAVQLMVAHVESVKQGRARDRAQLDETQRLLQQSTESRGAVVLQKSGKDSQTVQFTHINSPGFLAREPHIPALPHPCLCVSQLAVRRRVNLSTQGQGQEMRKQEQGTKDKSALEEKPGKKLRLEQREPSKSSSGEDCPLVGSRQFASPDVCEGDTLTLEDFPATSPGCCPTHAMAEPGTLTNLIRPPHKSLRRRQRSKTDVCGTSSKGGGPGHDHTPTDGSDLGL, translated from the exons ATGAGCGTGAAG CATGGTGGCGCAGTGGAACCTGCTCGCTGCAGTGACGTGGACAGTGACGAAGGTTGGCCGACCCCAGGTGGAGGTCGCGGCCGCCGCCACCGGTGGGTCAGTGTTCACACGgcggttttattttttccagaatCCAGACACGAAGAGCTCATGGCCTGCCTGGACCAGCTCTCCATTTTGGAGCGTCTGCGCCCCAGCAG CGATGACATgacggaggaggaggtggag AACGGTTTCTGTCAGTACGCCCTGGCCTTCCGCAACGACCAGTACACCCTGCGCGAGAGGCTGCGGGCCGAGGAGCGAGCCCGCCGCAACGCCGAGGAGAGCCTCCAGCTGGAGCTGCAGCGCGGGCGAGACGCGCTGGAG ACTCTGAAGGGCATGTGCCTGGATAGCCATCGCAATAAACACCTCCAGAGGCTGGAGCTCTGCCTGCACGTCCTGGGAGGGACCGTACGCCGCATTGCCAACGCGTCTGAGGTCCTAGGTGCTGCTCACCAG GAGGCAAAAACGAGTCACGCGGTGCAGCTGATGGTTGCTCACGTGGAGAGCGTGAAACAGGGACGGGCCAGGGACCGCGCCCAGCTGGATGAGACCCAGCGGCTTCTCCAACAGTCCACCGAGTCCAGAG GTGCCGTGGTTCTTCAGAAGAGCGGTAAAGACTCCCAGACGGTACAGTTCACACACATTAATAGTCCTGGTTTTCTGGCCCGGGAACCCCACATCCCTGCCCTCCCACatccctgtctgtgtgtctctcagCTCGCCGTGCGCCGCAGAGTCAACCTGAGCACCCAGGGCCAGGGACAG gaGATGAGAAAGCAAGAACAAGGCACAAAGGACAAGTCAGCGCTGGAGGAGAAACCTGGTAAGAAGTTGAGGTTGGAGCAGAGGGAACCCAGTAAAAGCAGTTCGGGTGAAGACTGTCCTCTAGTGGGCAGCAG GCAGTTTGCATCTCCAGATGTATGTGAAGGGGACACACTGACATTAGAAGACTTTCCCGCCACAAGCCCTGGGTGCTGTCCAACTCACGCCATGGCTGAACCAGGGACCTTGACGAACCTTATCAG ACCACCTCACAAGAGTCTTCGAAGGAGACAAAGGAGTAAGACTGATGTTTGTGGCACCTCCTCAAAAGGCGGGGGACCGGGGCACGATCACACCCCCACTGATGGAAGTGACCTTGGCCTGTGA
- the LOC114798196 gene encoding protein MRVI1 isoform X2: MSVKHGGAVEPARCSDVDSDEESRHEELMACLDQLSILERLRPSSDDMTEEEVENGFCQYALAFRNDQYTLRERLRAEERARRNAEESLQLELQRGRDALETLKGMCLDSHRNKHLQRLELCLHVLGGTVRRIANASEVLGAAHQEAKTSHAVQLMVAHVESVKQGRARDRAQLDETQRLLQQSTESRGAVVLQKSGKDSQTVQFTHINSPGFLAREPHIPALPHPCLCVSQLAVRRRVNLSTQGQGQEMRKQEQGTKDKSALEEKPGKKLRLEQREPSKSSSGEDCPLVGSRQFASPDVCEGDTLTLEDFPATSPGCCPTHAMAEPGTLTNLIRPPHKSLRRRQRSKTDVCGTSSKGGGPGHDHTPTDGSDLGLRRLLEHWQYHCRWILAYIYITVLGSLVLLAVFFWFLRTPVLWM; the protein is encoded by the exons ATGAGCGTGAAG CATGGTGGCGCAGTGGAACCTGCTCGCTGCAGTGACGTGGACAGTGACGAAG aatCCAGACACGAAGAGCTCATGGCCTGCCTGGACCAGCTCTCCATTTTGGAGCGTCTGCGCCCCAGCAG CGATGACATgacggaggaggaggtggag AACGGTTTCTGTCAGTACGCCCTGGCCTTCCGCAACGACCAGTACACCCTGCGCGAGAGGCTGCGGGCCGAGGAGCGAGCCCGCCGCAACGCCGAGGAGAGCCTCCAGCTGGAGCTGCAGCGCGGGCGAGACGCGCTGGAG ACTCTGAAGGGCATGTGCCTGGATAGCCATCGCAATAAACACCTCCAGAGGCTGGAGCTCTGCCTGCACGTCCTGGGAGGGACCGTACGCCGCATTGCCAACGCGTCTGAGGTCCTAGGTGCTGCTCACCAG GAGGCAAAAACGAGTCACGCGGTGCAGCTGATGGTTGCTCACGTGGAGAGCGTGAAACAGGGACGGGCCAGGGACCGCGCCCAGCTGGATGAGACCCAGCGGCTTCTCCAACAGTCCACCGAGTCCAGAG GTGCCGTGGTTCTTCAGAAGAGCGGTAAAGACTCCCAGACGGTACAGTTCACACACATTAATAGTCCTGGTTTTCTGGCCCGGGAACCCCACATCCCTGCCCTCCCACatccctgtctgtgtgtctctcagCTCGCCGTGCGCCGCAGAGTCAACCTGAGCACCCAGGGCCAGGGACAG gaGATGAGAAAGCAAGAACAAGGCACAAAGGACAAGTCAGCGCTGGAGGAGAAACCTGGTAAGAAGTTGAGGTTGGAGCAGAGGGAACCCAGTAAAAGCAGTTCGGGTGAAGACTGTCCTCTAGTGGGCAGCAG GCAGTTTGCATCTCCAGATGTATGTGAAGGGGACACACTGACATTAGAAGACTTTCCCGCCACAAGCCCTGGGTGCTGTCCAACTCACGCCATGGCTGAACCAGGGACCTTGACGAACCTTATCAG ACCACCTCACAAGAGTCTTCGAAGGAGACAAAGGAGTAAGACTGATGTTTGTGGCACCTCCTCAAAAGGCGGGGGACCGGGGCACGATCACACCCCCACTGATGGAAGTGACCTTGGCCT ACGGCGCCTCCTGGAGCACTGGCAGTACCACTGCCGCTGGATTCTGGCCTACATCTACATCACCGTGCTGGGCTCCCTGGTGCTACTGGCCGTCTTCTTCTGGTTCCTGCGAACTCCTGTCCTTTGGATGTGA
- the fance gene encoding Fanconi anemia group E protein, producing MDTEELMLRFPGRCRLLLQSLLAGATGVPRALKVFGRQRSADPGFTPHRLLETLCQEEPCLAPGARTLVTKPLVCLFPTSFQWSLLSFLRLVHPLLPRDGLLCLVDCFTQDYSSPPWITALVGQLQRDLGVPGVEMLTPRCQQRVKDLCGRFNGAGGTRTWSSCLTGTRALNEAPLFDALQKKRKSQNLEPDPDAEDTGQQSKRLRPDLPVAAEDPDGGPEAPAPRPSDDAPEPEPKDALPEPLKAAVPLIRELLESDAEMDASVLEVLNECGPGQVEALCGLLGLSEAPEQALPRFCGRLLALPADLSHSVAAALVRHLLLDKVLSLAEPPSRCLISAASSLCSRYPRATCQALLGPVLEERQPESAQVELICRLVEGSLDPQYRLLLFHIALQGTWNEHLLSVILALLDTKLDLTDELLCLFTTQLRKQSAHFTKSMKFSKMLLTVLTKYQCSVRGEFKDALSACLSANETFLKKSLHAAFKRLN from the exons ATGGACACGGAGGAGCTGATGCTCCGTTTCCCCGGACGCTGCCGCCTGCTGCTCCAGTCGCTCCTCGCCGGGGCGACCGGGGTCCCGAGAGCGCTGAAGGTTTTCGGCCGGCAGCGCAGCGCGGACCCCGGCTTCACTCCCCACCGGCTTCTGGAGACGCTCTGCCAGGAGGAGCCGTGTCTGGCTCCCGGTGCCCGCACTCTCGTCAC AAAGCCGCTGGTCTGCCTTTTCCCCACATCGTTTCAATGGAGCCTGCTGTCCTTCCTTCGCCTTGTCCACCCCCTGCTCCCAAGGGACGGTCTTCTGTGTTTGGTGGACTGCTTCACGCAGGACTACAGCTCTCCGCCGTGGATTACTGCACTTGTTGGACAGCTTCAGAGGGACCTGGGAGTACCCGGGGTGGAGATGTTGACGCCGCGGTGCCAACAGAGGGTCAAGGACCTCTGCGGGCGGTTTAATGGTGCCGGTGGGACAAGGACGTGGTCCTCCTGCCTCACGGGTACTCGAGCGCTGAACGAGGCGCCCCTGTTCGATGCGCTTCAGAAGAAGCGGAAGAGCCAGAACCTGGAGCCTGACCCTGACGCAGAGGACACGGGGCAGCAGAGCAAAAGGCTCCGGCCTGACCTTCCGGTCGCCGCTGAAGATCCTGACGGAGGGCCCGAGGCACCCGCGCCGCGTCCCTCAGATGACGCGCCAGAGCCGGAGCCTAAGGACGCCCTGCCGGAGCCCTTGAAG GCCGCGGTTCCTTTAATCAGAGAGCTTCTGGAGTCAGACGCCGAG ATGGACGCATCTGTACTTGAGGTGCTAAACGAATGTGGCCCTGGTCAG GTCGAGGCGCTGTGTGGACTGCTGGGATTGTCTGAAGCTCCAGAACAGGCCTTGCCCCGTTTCTGCGGCCGATTGCTGGCTCTGCCCGCTGACCTGAGCCACAGCGTGGCCGCTGCTCTCGTCAGACACCTCCTGCTTGACAAG GTGCTGTCCCTCGCTGAGCCGCCGTCCCGCTGTTTAATCTCGGCCGCGTCCTCCCTCTGCAGCCGCTACCCCAGAGCCACGTGCCAGGCGCTGCTGGGACCGGTGCTGGAGGAAAGGCAGCCAG AAAGTGCCCAGGTGGAACTGATCTGTCGGTTGGTGGAGGGCTCTCTAGACCCCCAGTATCGACTGCTGCTATTTCA CATTGCTCTGCAGGGAACCTGGAATGAACATCTCTTGTCTGTTATTCTCGCACTGCTGGACACAAAG CTTGACCTGACGGACGAGTTGCTGTGCCTCTTCACTACGCAACTGAGGAAACAGTCGGCACATTTCACCAAGTCCATGAAGTTTTCCAAGATGCTGCTTACCGTCCTCACCAAATATCAGTGCAGC GTACGTGGGGAATTTAAAGATGCTCTGTCTGCCTGCTTGTCAGCTAATGAAACGTTTCTTAAAAAGTCCCTCCATGCTGCTTTCAAAAGACTTAATTAA
- the ppardb gene encoding LOW QUALITY PROTEIN: peroxisome proliferator-activated receptor delta b (The sequence of the model RefSeq protein was modified relative to this genomic sequence to represent the inferred CDS: inserted 1 base in 1 codon), producing the protein MEELHQATAVAQSDRQAVGGAVQDAAESDSLQTLEDVGCAAQEAEHASSGRGEAPDRQGPASGNGVAASEESPGAAEGQQNGHGAEEDGQEEGGGAQASSVPANAFTDASQTRSLSLTEHLRLGRDDPAAAGINVECRICGDKASGFHYGVHACEGCKGFFRRTIRMKLEYERCERTCKIQKKSRNKCQYCRFQKCLALGMSHDAIRYGRMPEAEKEEAVXAGLLAGEQSVPNPGGPDLKTLAKQVNTSLPKNLNMTKKKARNILTGKTSSSAPFVIHDMDSLRQAENGLVWNQLNSTPPNKEIGVHVFYRCQCTTVETVRELTEFAKNIPGFVDLFLNDQVTLLKYGVHEAIFAMLPSFMNKDGLLVANGKGFVTREFLRSLRKPFSEIMEPKFEFAVKFNALELDDSDLALFVAAIILCGDRPGLMNVQQVEQMQDGILQALDQHLQVRHTDSPHLFPKLLQKMADLRQLVTENAQLVHMIKKTESETSLHPLLQEIYKDMY; encoded by the exons ATGGAGGAGCTCCACCAAGCCACCGCCGTGGCGCAGAGCGACCGCCAGGCAGTCGGGGGAGCGGTGCAGGACGCCGCCGAGTCGGATTCGCTGCAGACCCTCGAGGACGTCGGGTGTGCGGCTCAGGAGGCGGAGCACGCGTCCTCGGGCCGCGGCGAAGCTCCTGACCGGCAGGGGCCGGCGTCCGGTAACGGAGTGGCGGCAAGCGAGGAGTCCCCCGGCGCCGCGGAAGGTCAGCAGAATGGCCACGGAGCCGAAGAAGACGGgcaggaggagggtggaggtgCTCAGGCCAGCTCTGTTCCTGCAAACGCCTTCACAG ATGCTTCGCAGACACGGTCGCTCTCGCTCACCGAGCATCTGCGGCTGGGCCGCGACGACCCCGCTGCCGCCGGGATCAACGTGGAGTGCAGAATATGTGGGGACAAAGCCTCCGGGTTCCATTACGGTGTCCACGCCTGCGAAGGCTGTAAG GGGTTCTTCCGGCGCACGATTCGGATGAAGCTGGAATACGAACGCTGCGAGCGCACGTGCAAGATTCAGAAGAAAAGCCGCAACAAGTGTCAGTATTGTCGATTTCAGAAGTGCCTGGCTTTGGGAATGTCCCACGACG CAATCAGGTACGGTCGTATGCCAGAGGCTGAGAAAGAAGAAGCTG TGGCGGGACTGCTGGCGGGGGAACAGAGCGTGCCCAACCCCGGAGGGCCGGACCTCAAAACTCTGGCAAAGCAAGTCAACACAAGCCTACCTAAAAACCTCAATATGACCAAGAAGAAGGCTCGCAACATCCTGACTGGCAAGACCAGCTCCTCTGCG CCCTTCGTCATCCACGACATGGACTCCCTGCGGCAGGCGGAAAACGGCCTGGTGTGGAACCAGCTGAACAGCACGCCGCCCAACAAGGAAATCGGGGTCCACGTCTTCTACCGCTGCCAGTGCACCACCGTGGAGACGGTTCGGGAATTGACCGAGTTTGCCAAAAACATCCCAGGCTTCGTCGACCTCTTTCTCAATGACCAG GTGACCTTGCTGAAGTACGGCGTCCATGAGGCCATCTTCGCCATGCTCCCCTCCTTCATGAACAAGGACGGCCTGCTCGTGGCTAACGGGAAGGGGTTCGTCACGCGGGAGTTCCTGCGCAGCCTCCGTAAGCCCTTCAGTGAAATTATGGAGCCCAAGTTTGAGTTCGCTGTGAAATTCAACGCGCTGGAGCTGGATGACAGCGATCTTGCCCTCTTTGTTGCTGCAATTATACTTTGTGGAG ACCGTCCAGGTTTAATGAATGTCCAGCAGGTGGAGCAGATGCAGGACGGTATCCTGCAGGCCCTGGACCAGCACCTTCAGGTGCGCCACACGGACTCCCCACACCTCTTCCCAAAGCTGCTGCAGAAGATGGCCGACCTGAGGCAGCTGGTCACGGAGAACGCTCAGCTGGTGCACATGATCAAAAAGACCGAGTCCGAGACGTCGCTGCATCCGCTCCTCCAGGAAATCTACAAGGACATGTATTAA
- the LOC114798196 gene encoding uncharacterized protein LOC114798196 isoform X1, translating into MSVKHGGAVEPARCSDVDSDEGWPTPGGGRGRRHRWVSVHTAVLFFPESRHEELMACLDQLSILERLRPSSDDMTEEEVENGFCQYALAFRNDQYTLRERLRAEERARRNAEESLQLELQRGRDALETLKGMCLDSHRNKHLQRLELCLHVLGGTVRRIANASEVLGAAHQEAKTSHAVQLMVAHVESVKQGRARDRAQLDETQRLLQQSTESRGAVVLQKSGKDSQTVQFTHINSPGFLAREPHIPALPHPCLCVSQLAVRRRVNLSTQGQGQEMRKQEQGTKDKSALEEKPGKKLRLEQREPSKSSSGEDCPLVGSRQFASPDVCEGDTLTLEDFPATSPGCCPTHAMAEPGTLTNLIRPPHKSLRRRQRSKTDVCGTSSKGGGPGHDHTPTDGSDLGLRRLLEHWQYHCRWILAYIYITVLGSLVLLAVFFWFLRTPVLWM; encoded by the exons ATGAGCGTGAAG CATGGTGGCGCAGTGGAACCTGCTCGCTGCAGTGACGTGGACAGTGACGAAGGTTGGCCGACCCCAGGTGGAGGTCGCGGCCGCCGCCACCGGTGGGTCAGTGTTCACACGgcggttttattttttccagaatCCAGACACGAAGAGCTCATGGCCTGCCTGGACCAGCTCTCCATTTTGGAGCGTCTGCGCCCCAGCAG CGATGACATgacggaggaggaggtggag AACGGTTTCTGTCAGTACGCCCTGGCCTTCCGCAACGACCAGTACACCCTGCGCGAGAGGCTGCGGGCCGAGGAGCGAGCCCGCCGCAACGCCGAGGAGAGCCTCCAGCTGGAGCTGCAGCGCGGGCGAGACGCGCTGGAG ACTCTGAAGGGCATGTGCCTGGATAGCCATCGCAATAAACACCTCCAGAGGCTGGAGCTCTGCCTGCACGTCCTGGGAGGGACCGTACGCCGCATTGCCAACGCGTCTGAGGTCCTAGGTGCTGCTCACCAG GAGGCAAAAACGAGTCACGCGGTGCAGCTGATGGTTGCTCACGTGGAGAGCGTGAAACAGGGACGGGCCAGGGACCGCGCCCAGCTGGATGAGACCCAGCGGCTTCTCCAACAGTCCACCGAGTCCAGAG GTGCCGTGGTTCTTCAGAAGAGCGGTAAAGACTCCCAGACGGTACAGTTCACACACATTAATAGTCCTGGTTTTCTGGCCCGGGAACCCCACATCCCTGCCCTCCCACatccctgtctgtgtgtctctcagCTCGCCGTGCGCCGCAGAGTCAACCTGAGCACCCAGGGCCAGGGACAG gaGATGAGAAAGCAAGAACAAGGCACAAAGGACAAGTCAGCGCTGGAGGAGAAACCTGGTAAGAAGTTGAGGTTGGAGCAGAGGGAACCCAGTAAAAGCAGTTCGGGTGAAGACTGTCCTCTAGTGGGCAGCAG GCAGTTTGCATCTCCAGATGTATGTGAAGGGGACACACTGACATTAGAAGACTTTCCCGCCACAAGCCCTGGGTGCTGTCCAACTCACGCCATGGCTGAACCAGGGACCTTGACGAACCTTATCAG ACCACCTCACAAGAGTCTTCGAAGGAGACAAAGGAGTAAGACTGATGTTTGTGGCACCTCCTCAAAAGGCGGGGGACCGGGGCACGATCACACCCCCACTGATGGAAGTGACCTTGGCCT ACGGCGCCTCCTGGAGCACTGGCAGTACCACTGCCGCTGGATTCTGGCCTACATCTACATCACCGTGCTGGGCTCCCTGGTGCTACTGGCCGTCTTCTTCTGGTTCCTGCGAACTCCTGTCCTTTGGATGTGA